One Thermococcus sp. M36 genomic window, AAGCCCCTTGTAAACAACAATGGAGGCCAGAACCCAGAACACTGCGGCCCCTACTGTATCGCTGACCCCGAAGAGGCTCGCAAAGACGTGGCCCATTCCGGCTATATAGGCGAGGATGGCCCCGAAGCTCATCAGGCTCACGCTCAGGTACATCAGCCAGCCGCCGGCTTTCCCAAGGGTTCTCTGGGCGATGGTGCTCATCTGGGCCCCACGCATTTCAGCGCTGAACTTGAGCACTATGAACGCCGTGCCCAGCATGAGGAGCATCACACCGAGGAGAACCCCAATGGCGGGTATCAGGCCCACTTTGCTGGCCGCGTAGGGGAGTCCCAGTACACCGGCGCCTATCTGGGTGCCAACAAGTATCGCGAGCGCCTCGTTCTTTGTTATGCGTGCCTTATCCACCCCTATGGTGGTTGTGCGTATGCCCCTCACACCCTTCCTCTTCCTGATGTTCTGGATGACAATGAGCTTCTTGCGGCGCTGGGAGGCTAGCCTTGCCTGATAATACCTCCCATGCGAGGTTGCAACCTTCTCTCTCCTAACTCCCTCCGACACGGGCATTTTTCTCACCTCGATTAAATGTGCACATGAATACAATTTAAACCCTCGCACGGAAATATGGGATCCGGCTCAAAGATTATTCGAGAACCCTCTGCGCCTCCCTAAACACCCGGCAGGATTTTTAAGGAATGCCGAGTAGTTGGAACCATGATAGAGGAAGCCGCCAAACTGCTGGCACGCTCAAGATTCGCGATTGCTTTTACCGGTGCCGGAATAAGTGCCGAGAGTGGCGTTCCGACGTTCAGGGGCTTCAACGGGTTATGGAAGAAGCACAGGCCAGAGGAACTCGCCACCCCTGAAGCGTTCAAGCGCGATCCGTACCTAGTCTGGGAGTTCTACAAATGGCGCATAGATCTGATAAGAAAAGCGAAGCCCAACAAAGCCCACCGCGCTCTGACTGAGCTTGAAGAGATGGGGATTCTCAAGGCGGTGATAACCCAGAACGTTGACGACCTCCACAGGGAGGCCGGAACGAGAAACCCCATCGAACTCCACGGCAACATCTTCAGGGTGAGGTGCACCTCCTGCGATTACAGGGAAGACCTGAAGGAGACGGGGAGGCTCGACGAGTTTCTGGCCCAGAAGGACCTTCCCCGGTGTCCCCGCTGCGGTTCACTCCTGAGGCCCGACGTTGTGTGGTTCGGCGAACCCCTGCCCAGGAAAGCCATAGAAGAGGCCTTCAGACTGGCCGAGCGGGCGGATCTTGTTCTCGTCATCGGGACGAGTGGCGTGGTCTATCCCGCCGCATACATACCGCAGATAGTCAAGGAGACCGGCGGAAAGGTGATTGAGATCAACCCTGATGAGAGCGGAATAACACCCATAGCCGACGTTTTCCTGCGCTGTTCAGCCGGAGAAGCAATGGAAAAGCTGATAGAAAGGGTCAGGAGGCTGATTTGATGGGAAAGGTTCTGCTCATAGGATTTGGCCGGAGCGAGGTGGAGGCCGTTAAAGGGGCCTTCCAGGATATGGACGTTGTTGAAGTTCCGGAGTACTGCCGGGACTGGGTGGTCAGCGAAATCGTTGAAAAGGCCGGGGAGCTGAGCGGCTCAAGCGACTGGCACCTCAGGAAGTTCGTCATAATGCATGGCCTGGACAACGAGGCAATTAAGGGTGTCATAAGGGCCGTCAAGGGGCTAAACCTCGGCAGGATAATCTTTGCCACGACAACCGAGACTTCCCTCACCTGGAGGCTTGAAGACCTTCTAAACGAACTTATCAAAGAGGACGAGTACTTCAAGGCCCTGCGCTGGGCACGGGAGGAGGCCGAAAAGAGAAGGGGGCCCTTCCTAGACATCGGCAATGGTTAAATATCTTGAACGAGTAGAGTGCGGTGGGTGAAGGGATGATAAAGGTCGTGTTCTTTGACCTGGACGATACGATCGTCGACACAACCAGACTGGCCGAGATGGCTAGGCGGAACGCCATAGAGAACATGGTACGCCACGGCCTGCCCGTCGATTTTGATACCGCTTACCAAGAACTGCTGGAGCTAATAAGCGAGTACGGGAGCAACTTTTCGAGGCACTTTGACTACCTGCTCCGACGATTAGAGGTTCCCTACGACCCAAAGCTTGTTGCCGCCGGCGTCATCTCCTACCACAACACCAAGTTCGCCTACCTCAGAACCGTGAAAGGTGTGAGAAGGGTCCTCCTTGACCTCCAGAGGGCCGGCTACAGGCTCGGGATAATCACCGACGGCGACCCCATAAAGCAGTGGGAGAAGATACTCCGCCTCGAACTCGACGCATACTTCGACAAAGTCTTCATCTCCGACCATCTCGGCGTCAAGAAGCCCCATCCGAAAATATTCAAAAAGGCCCTTAGGAAGATGGGGGTTGAGCCCGAGGAGGCGGTAATGGTCGGCGACAGGCTGTATTCAGATATCTACGGCGCGAAGCAGGTCGGGATGATAACCGTGTGGTTTAAATACGGGAAGTACGCCGACAGGGAGCTGGAGTACCTGGAATACGCAGACTTCACGATTAAGTCATTGGAAGAAGTTCCGGAGATAGTCAGGGGGCTGAACCTTGAAGGGAAAGAGCGTGCAGATAAGGAAGTTCATGCTGATTGACAGCGCATACAAATCAAGGATCCTCAGGGGAGACAAGGTCACAACGATAAGGTATGGGGACTACGAGGCCAAGCCTGGAAGCGAGATTTACCTAGTCATCACGCCGAGCGACACCGCCATAGCCAAGGTCAGGATAACCCGCGTCGAGAAAAAGAAAGTTAATGAGCTCACCAACGAAGATGCTAGGCTCGACGGTTTTTCTGACGTCAGGGAACTCGTCAGGGAGCTGAGCAAAATCTACGGGGAGCTCTACGGTGACGACGAGGTTACGATAATAGGCTTTGAAGTCATCAAGCGCTTCGAGGACGGAATACCCCTCAAGTGGCTCAAGGGCCTCAATTACCGTGAACCGAGGGAGATAGCGAGACTCTACCTTGAAAATCAGGAGAAGGTCAACCTAAGCCGCGAAACTGACTTCATACTGCGCAGGATATACAACGAGGGCCTTGGAAGGGCAGTTAGAACCTTCGGACCGAAAAAAGTCCAGCAGGCGCTGCTCAAGGCCTATCATGCGCTCTACGGGGCTGGCATCATCTAAGGAAAAGCTTTATCTATGTATTTCCGTTCTTTTCTCCATGCCTATGAACGAGAGAAGGAAGCTTGGGATACTCACGGGCATGCTCATTGTAATCTTTATAGCCCAGCTTCTTGGTTTATTGGGCGATATTAACACATATGTATATGCCCACACTCCATTTGTGGACTCCCTTTGGATAACTCTAATCACAGATTCTGCCAGCTTCGGAATTTTTGCGGTTTATGTTCTTCTCTTCGTATTATGGGACCTCAGAAGAAGCAGGAAGCTAAGCCGTTCCACTTTAAATTTCATAGTCTCGATCTTTCTTGGCATGGCAATTGTAGGCGTTTTGAAAGTCTTAACTGCGGTGCCACGACCAGATGAAGCTCCTCTATCTTTACCATTCTTCCAAGCCCTGTTAAACGCTGATTATTTCGCCTTCCCCTCGGGACATACAGCGAGAGCTTCTATTCTGGCGTGTTTCCTGAGTGAGCGTTTCCCCAAATACAAACTTATCTGGTGGGGTTATGCCCTTTTAGTTGCCTTTTCAAGACTGCTACTTCACGTGCACTGGTTCAGCGATGTTCTCTTCGCTTTCATACTTGGCCCTTGGGTGGGCATGGTTGTAGAGATCACCGAAAACTGGTGGCTTTCCCACTACAGGGCAATAGTCAAAAAGCTCAAACTGGAGGTGTTTGACATTGAATAACATCCTTGAGGTTTTCATCCTGTCCTTGGTTCCCACATTCGAGGGAAGATACGCTATCGTTTACAGCATAGGTAAAGGTTATCCTCTGTGGGAGACGCTCTTGGCGGCTGGCCTCGGTGTTCTGCTACTCTCGTTAGTTCTGCCGATGACCCTGCCCTACATAGACAGACTTATGCTCTGGCTGGAGAAAACGCCGCTGGAGAAGGTCGCGAGGCTCTATCTGTACTACATCGAGCGAGTGAGGAGAAAAGCCCACCCATACGTTGAGAAGTGGGGATTCCTCGGGTTAACAATCTTTGTCGCCATACCTCTTCCCGGAACTGGCGTATGGACGGGGGCTCTGGCCGCTTACCTGCTTGACATCGAGAAGAGAATGACCGTTCCCGCCTTGATCCTCGGAGGACTCCTAAGTATGGCGATAACGCTTGTGCCCAGTCTCGGGATCTTCGGGGTTTCGTGATGGGAACTGAAAAAATGAAACAGAGATTTAAGCCAGCTCCCTCCCCATCGTCTCTTCTCCCAGCGCCAGAACATC contains:
- a CDS encoding DUF3783 domain-containing protein: MGKVLLIGFGRSEVEAVKGAFQDMDVVEVPEYCRDWVVSEIVEKAGELSGSSDWHLRKFVIMHGLDNEAIKGVIRAVKGLNLGRIIFATTTETSLTWRLEDLLNELIKEDEYFKALRWAREEAEKRRGPFLDIGNG
- a CDS encoding phosphatase PAP2 family protein, which codes for MPMNERRKLGILTGMLIVIFIAQLLGLLGDINTYVYAHTPFVDSLWITLITDSASFGIFAVYVLLFVLWDLRRSRKLSRSTLNFIVSIFLGMAIVGVLKVLTAVPRPDEAPLSLPFFQALLNADYFAFPSGHTARASILACFLSERFPKYKLIWWGYALLVAFSRLLLHVHWFSDVLFAFILGPWVGMVVEITENWWLSHYRAIVKKLKLEVFDIE
- the cobB gene encoding NAD-dependent protein deacetylase, whose protein sequence is MIEEAAKLLARSRFAIAFTGAGISAESGVPTFRGFNGLWKKHRPEELATPEAFKRDPYLVWEFYKWRIDLIRKAKPNKAHRALTELEEMGILKAVITQNVDDLHREAGTRNPIELHGNIFRVRCTSCDYREDLKETGRLDEFLAQKDLPRCPRCGSLLRPDVVWFGEPLPRKAIEEAFRLAERADLVLVIGTSGVVYPAAYIPQIVKETGGKVIEINPDESGITPIADVFLRCSAGEAMEKLIERVRRLI
- a CDS encoding TIGR02253 family HAD-type hydrolase, whose translation is MIKVVFFDLDDTIVDTTRLAEMARRNAIENMVRHGLPVDFDTAYQELLELISEYGSNFSRHFDYLLRRLEVPYDPKLVAAGVISYHNTKFAYLRTVKGVRRVLLDLQRAGYRLGIITDGDPIKQWEKILRLELDAYFDKVFISDHLGVKKPHPKIFKKALRKMGVEPEEAVMVGDRLYSDIYGAKQVGMITVWFKYGKYADRELEYLEYADFTIKSLEEVPEIVRGLNLEGKERADKEVHAD
- a CDS encoding COG2426 family protein → MNNILEVFILSLVPTFEGRYAIVYSIGKGYPLWETLLAAGLGVLLLSLVLPMTLPYIDRLMLWLEKTPLEKVARLYLYYIERVRRKAHPYVEKWGFLGLTIFVAIPLPGTGVWTGALAAYLLDIEKRMTVPALILGGLLSMAITLVPSLGIFGVS
- a CDS encoding ASCH domain-containing protein, yielding MKGKSVQIRKFMLIDSAYKSRILRGDKVTTIRYGDYEAKPGSEIYLVITPSDTAIAKVRITRVEKKKVNELTNEDARLDGFSDVRELVRELSKIYGELYGDDEVTIIGFEVIKRFEDGIPLKWLKGLNYREPREIARLYLENQEKVNLSRETDFILRRIYNEGLGRAVRTFGPKKVQQALLKAYHALYGAGII